From one Solanum lycopersicum chromosome 12, SLM_r2.1 genomic stretch:
- the LOC101266914 gene encoding uncharacterized protein, with product MVMDCLEHAKKCQACQFHVNYIHRSTECLHPTVASWSFDAWRLDIVGPLPKSSKGQLYILATTDYFSKWAEVVPLKEEKQISSLRIAVQEGLTTESNAQLRLAELEALDEKRLEAQQRSECYQARLKRAFNKKVRP from the exons ATGGTGATGGACTGCTTAGAGCATGCAAAAAAGTGTCAAGCATGTCAATTCCATGTGAATTACATCCATCGATCTACAGAGTGTCTGCATCCGACTGTAGCATCATGGTCGTTTGATGCGTGGAGACTTGACATTGTTGGACCTCTTCCAAAGTCATCAAAAGGACAATTGTATATCTTAGCTACCACTGACTATTTCTCTAAATGGGCTGAAGTTGTACCATTAAAGGAg GAGAAGCAAATTTCATCATTGCGAATAGCAGTCCAAGAGGGACTTACAACTGAAAGCAATGCTCAACTTCGTCTAGCAGAGCTGGAGGCATTGGATGAAAAGAGACTGGAAGCACAACAAAGGTCGGAGTGTTATCAAGCTCGACTTAAAAGAGCATTCAACAAGAAAGTGCGACCTTGA